In the genome of Acetobacter oryzifermentans, one region contains:
- the hisG gene encoding ATP phosphoribosyltransferase codes for MNHPRPAHQTETSFGTEDNGRIVLALPKGRILKAVSPLMSGTGMAPAPECLGGDSRKLRFPTQDPQVDVVRVRSFDVATFVASGGAQVGVCGADVLMEFDYPEIYAPLDLGIGACRISVAQPAHLPHDPQEWKRWSEVRVATKYPAITRRFFAARGINATIVHLHGAMELAPMLGLSRLIVDLVDTGSTLKANGLKEVETIAQVTSRVIVNRTALKTRPEQIDRILSRFRTALATSSPVAENV; via the coding sequence ATGAACCATCCCCGCCCTGCCCATCAGACCGAAACATCTTTCGGCACGGAAGATAACGGGCGTATTGTTCTGGCTCTCCCTAAAGGCCGTATCCTCAAAGCTGTGTCACCCCTTATGTCTGGCACAGGTATGGCCCCTGCCCCAGAATGCTTGGGGGGAGATAGCCGCAAACTGCGCTTTCCCACGCAGGACCCACAGGTTGATGTGGTGCGCGTGCGCTCGTTTGACGTTGCAACCTTTGTGGCCAGCGGCGGTGCACAGGTTGGCGTTTGCGGCGCTGATGTGCTGATGGAATTCGATTACCCCGAAATTTACGCCCCGCTTGATCTGGGTATTGGCGCATGCCGCATTTCTGTGGCGCAGCCTGCTCACCTTCCGCATGATCCACAGGAATGGAAGCGTTGGTCCGAAGTGCGGGTAGCCACCAAATACCCCGCTATCACACGTCGCTTTTTTGCAGCACGCGGCATTAACGCCACCATTGTGCACCTGCACGGTGCCATGGAACTGGCTCCAATGCTTGGTCTTTCCCGCCTCATTGTGGATCTGGTGGATACAGGCTCTACCCTGAAAGCCAACGGCCTGAAGGAAGTAGAAACCATCGCTCAGGTCACCAGCCGCGTTATTGTTAACCGCACGGCCCTTAAAACCCGCCCGGAACAGATTGACCGCATTCTCTCCCGCTTTCGCACGGCGCTTGCTACATCCTCGCCCGTTGCGGAAAATGTGTAA
- the hisD gene encoding histidinol dehydrogenase, protein MKRLDTREPNFETAFTALLSNREEQGQEVHKPVADILAAVRKEGDAALCAFTERFDRLPLTAQQLAFTAQEIEQARAKVSPELLEALDIAAQRIESFHKNQLPSDIRYTDDVGMTLGMRWIPLDAVGLYVPGGKAAYPSSVLMNAIPAKVAGVQRLAMCVPTPDGVINPLVLAAAHRAGVTEIYRVGGAQAVGAMAYGTQTIRPVDRIVGPGNAYVAEAKRQVFGYVGIDSIAGPSDVVVIADSNTNPRLIALDLLAQAEHDECAQATLITPDAAFADTVIQAVEAELRVLSRSAIAGESWARNGAVLISRNMKEAVELANRLAPEHLELMVDDPESLFTHVRHAGAAFLGRFCPEAIGDYVGGPNHVLPTSRTARFASGLSVFDFMKRTTFLSGGPDALRQIGPAAVALAQAEGLEAHALSVSARLDVLAASTPNA, encoded by the coding sequence ATGAAACGGCTTGATACGCGCGAACCGAATTTTGAAACCGCCTTTACCGCTCTTCTTTCCAATCGTGAGGAGCAAGGGCAGGAAGTTCATAAACCGGTTGCAGATATTCTGGCTGCTGTACGCAAAGAAGGTGATGCCGCACTTTGTGCTTTTACAGAGCGCTTTGACCGCCTGCCCCTTACCGCGCAACAGCTTGCCTTTACGGCACAGGAGATCGAGCAGGCACGCGCAAAAGTAAGCCCTGAACTTCTGGAAGCACTGGATATTGCCGCACAGCGTATCGAGTCCTTCCATAAAAACCAGCTACCTTCTGATATCCGTTACACAGATGATGTGGGCATGACATTGGGCATGCGTTGGATTCCGCTAGATGCAGTCGGCCTGTATGTGCCCGGTGGCAAAGCAGCATATCCATCTTCCGTGTTGATGAACGCCATCCCCGCCAAAGTTGCTGGAGTGCAGCGTTTGGCCATGTGTGTGCCAACTCCTGATGGGGTGATTAACCCGTTGGTGCTGGCCGCAGCGCACCGAGCTGGTGTAACAGAAATCTACCGTGTTGGCGGTGCGCAGGCTGTGGGCGCTATGGCCTATGGCACGCAAACCATCCGCCCGGTGGATCGCATTGTTGGCCCGGGCAACGCATACGTGGCCGAAGCCAAACGTCAGGTTTTTGGATATGTGGGCATAGACAGTATTGCTGGCCCATCTGATGTGGTGGTGATTGCCGATTCGAATACGAATCCTCGCTTGATTGCGCTGGATCTGCTGGCACAGGCCGAGCATGATGAATGCGCGCAAGCCACACTTATTACCCCTGATGCAGCATTTGCAGATACCGTTATTCAGGCTGTGGAAGCTGAACTGCGCGTACTGTCCCGCTCAGCTATTGCAGGAGAAAGCTGGGCACGTAATGGTGCAGTGCTGATTAGCCGCAATATGAAGGAAGCCGTAGAACTGGCCAACCGTCTGGCACCCGAACATCTTGAACTGATGGTGGATGATCCGGAAAGCCTGTTTACCCATGTACGCCATGCCGGGGCTGCCTTTCTGGGCCGTTTCTGCCCCGAAGCCATAGGGGATTACGTAGGCGGCCCCAACCATGTGCTACCTACATCCCGCACCGCGCGTTTTGCTTCTGGCCTGTCTGTTTTTGACTTCATGAAGCGCACAACGTTTTTATCTGGCGGCCCGGATGCCCTCCGCCAGATCGGGCCCGCTGCTGTGGCGCTGGCTCAGGCCGAAGGGCTGGAAGCCCACGCACTTAGTGTTTCCGCCAGATTGGATGTTCTGGCAGCCTCAACACCTAATGCTTGA
- the infA gene encoding translation initiation factor IF-1 translates to MSKEDMIEFSGTVTELLPNAMFRVKLDNEHVILAHTSGKMRKNRIRVLAGDRVNVEMTPYDLSKGRITFRFK, encoded by the coding sequence ATGTCTAAAGAAGACATGATTGAATTTAGCGGCACGGTAACTGAACTGCTGCCTAATGCCATGTTCCGCGTAAAGCTGGACAATGAACACGTTATTCTGGCGCATACCAGCGGCAAAATGCGTAAGAACCGTATTCGCGTTCTGGCGGGTGACCGCGTGAATGTTGAAATGACACCTTACGACCTTTCCAAGGGTCGCATTACGTTCCGCTTCAAATAA
- a CDS encoding Maf family protein has protein sequence MTVSGQQNSVKGEAPLLILASASPQRVELLRQIGVVPDRIIPADIDETPAKTERPRAYARRMALEKARAVAATVTEPALILAADTVVTLGRRILPKAEKRETAQFCLERLSGRRHTVITSVAVMPSSAWPQGKTAERLVETAVTFNRLTPHQINALLDAGDWAGKAGGYALQGHAAGFIRFLSGSSSAVIGLPLFETAQLLRGQPGHWLA, from the coding sequence GTGACAGTTTCCGGCCAGCAGAACTCCGTTAAAGGAGAGGCACCTCTCCTTATACTGGCATCTGCTTCGCCCCAGCGGGTAGAGCTGCTGCGCCAGATTGGCGTAGTGCCTGACCGCATCATTCCGGCTGATATTGACGAAACACCCGCAAAAACAGAACGTCCCCGTGCTTATGCGCGCCGTATGGCGTTGGAAAAAGCACGCGCGGTAGCTGCCACCGTTACTGAACCGGCCTTAATTCTAGCTGCAGATACAGTGGTTACGCTGGGGCGGCGTATTCTACCAAAAGCAGAAAAGCGGGAAACTGCGCAATTCTGTCTGGAACGCCTTTCTGGCAGACGGCATACAGTCATAACATCGGTTGCGGTTATGCCTAGCTCCGCGTGGCCACAAGGTAAAACAGCAGAGCGACTGGTAGAAACAGCGGTTACGTTTAATCGTCTTACACCGCATCAGATCAATGCGCTATTAGATGCGGGAGACTGGGCAGGCAAAGCAGGCGGATATGCCCTGCAAGGCCATGCTGCAGGCTTTATTCGTTTTCTATCTGGTAGCAGCTCTGCTGTTATTGGTTTGCCGCTATTTGAAACAGCCCAGCTTTTACGCGGGCAACCCGGACACTGGCTGGCGTGA
- a CDS encoding ribonuclease E/G: MMHYLRIATFPGEMRLAVTKDDTLLDYALWRPATPDLVGNIYVARVAAQAAFMGGAFVDLGHGLQGFLSDQKAVSHLTEGQSITVCVSRAAQGGKGVRVRMLEPSAQGKDVGLVTTGPTPLERLTAQWPNAIITVDTPQAAALVPPLLRAKREAGFIPIPPEIMAACHALEDSSVDLPGNMQATITPTPALIAIDMDAPPVAGSRPKQTAQFAANRDALPELLHQIRLRNLSGAIVIDPAGMAMRKRQALQDVVQEALRADPLRPRCLGVSALGLIEIVRPRIHPSLPELLNSPHGHALKALRTILAQAPTATILRGSIPFIQALEQDPQAVADCVQLRGKPLALKADPALPDFFWTVQDA; this comes from the coding sequence GTGATGCATTATTTGCGCATTGCCACCTTTCCGGGTGAAATGCGCCTTGCTGTTACCAAAGATGATACGCTGCTGGATTACGCACTTTGGCGGCCAGCCACCCCCGATCTTGTTGGCAATATCTATGTTGCGCGTGTAGCGGCACAAGCTGCCTTTATGGGGGGAGCATTTGTAGATCTGGGGCATGGCCTGCAAGGTTTTCTATCCGACCAGAAAGCAGTCTCTCACCTTACCGAAGGCCAGAGCATAACGGTTTGCGTTTCCCGCGCAGCGCAAGGCGGCAAAGGCGTGCGTGTGCGCATGCTGGAGCCTTCTGCCCAGGGTAAGGATGTTGGCCTCGTAACCACCGGTCCAACCCCTCTGGAACGTCTGACCGCCCAATGGCCAAATGCGATCATTACCGTAGATACCCCGCAGGCGGCCGCCCTTGTGCCCCCGCTCCTACGCGCAAAAAGAGAAGCCGGGTTTATACCTATACCGCCAGAAATTATGGCAGCATGTCATGCTCTGGAAGACAGCAGTGTAGATCTACCAGGCAACATGCAGGCAACCATTACGCCAACCCCCGCGCTTATTGCCATTGATATGGACGCACCGCCTGTTGCGGGCTCCCGCCCCAAGCAGACTGCACAGTTTGCAGCAAATCGTGATGCGTTGCCTGAACTTTTACACCAAATCCGCCTGCGCAATCTTTCTGGAGCAATTGTCATTGATCCAGCAGGTATGGCCATGCGCAAGCGTCAGGCTTTGCAAGATGTCGTACAAGAGGCTTTGCGGGCAGATCCACTTCGCCCACGCTGCCTTGGCGTAAGCGCTTTAGGGTTGATTGAGATTGTGCGCCCGCGCATTCACCCCTCCCTTCCAGAGCTTCTCAACTCTCCTCATGGGCATGCGCTTAAGGCACTCCGAACCATCTTGGCACAAGCCCCTACGGCAACCATCTTACGTGGTAGTATCCCCTTTATTCAGGCACTGGAGCAAGACCCGCAAGCCGTGGCAGACTGTGTACAACTCCGCGGCAAACCTTTGGCCCTAAAGGCCGATCCTGCTTTGCCTGATTTTTTCTGGACGGTTCAGGACGCATGA
- a CDS encoding DNA gyrase inhibitor YacG: MTSKPAKCPVCGKPAQAEFRPFCSKRCADIDLGRWFSGDYRIPGAPVLIENDEKAERNDER; the protein is encoded by the coding sequence ATGACTTCTAAACCAGCTAAATGCCCCGTATGCGGCAAGCCTGCACAGGCAGAATTCCGCCCTTTTTGCTCAAAACGCTGCGCAGATATTGATTTAGGCCGCTGGTTTTCTGGCGATTATCGCATTCCCGGTGCACCTGTCCTGATCGAAAATGATGAAAAAGCTGAAAGAAATGACGAAAGGTGA
- a CDS encoding c-type cytochrome, producing the protein MKKTVLALLAALTGGVGFSGAAHAAADGAQLYATHCAMCHQSSGDGVPGQFPPLKGRIDKIAASPEGKTYVTHVLLNGLAGSLKAAGGSYMGYMPSMSSMSDEEIAALLTYVSSLSGAASTPTFTADDIKKERATPLQPGVVLEEREKLNAAHPLP; encoded by the coding sequence ATGAAAAAGACCGTTCTCGCTCTGCTAGCAGCTCTTACCGGAGGCGTAGGCTTTTCTGGTGCAGCGCATGCAGCGGCGGATGGCGCACAGCTTTATGCAACGCACTGCGCCATGTGCCACCAGAGCAGCGGCGATGGCGTTCCAGGGCAATTTCCACCCCTGAAAGGACGCATTGACAAAATTGCGGCTTCTCCTGAAGGCAAAACCTACGTGACACACGTACTGCTGAATGGTCTTGCTGGCAGCCTGAAGGCCGCTGGTGGTTCCTACATGGGTTACATGCCTTCCATGTCATCCATGTCTGATGAAGAAATTGCTGCTCTGCTAACCTACGTTTCCTCCCTGAGTGGCGCGGCTTCTACGCCAACCTTCACAGCGGATGATATTAAAAAGGAACGTGCTACACCCTTGCAGCCGGGTGTTGTGCTGGAAGAGCGTGAAAAGCTGAACGCTGCTCACCCTCTACCATAA
- a CDS encoding SDR family oxidoreductase: MARVAGKVAIVSGAANGIGKATAQLLAKEGAKVVIGDLKEEDGQKAVAEIKNAGGEAAFVKLNVTDEAAWKAAIEQTLKLYGRLDIAVNNAGIAYSGSVESTSLEDWRRVQSINLDGVFLGTQTAIEAMKKSGGGSIVNLSSIEGLIGDPMLAAYNASKGGVRLFTKSAALHCAKSGYKIRVNSVHPGYIWTPMVAGLTKEDAAARQKLVDLHPIGHLGEPNDIAYGILYLASDESKFVTGSELVIDGGYTAQ; the protein is encoded by the coding sequence ATGGCGCGTGTAGCAGGCAAGGTTGCCATTGTTTCTGGAGCCGCTAATGGAATAGGCAAGGCTACAGCACAGCTTTTGGCCAAAGAAGGTGCAAAGGTTGTTATTGGTGACTTAAAAGAAGAAGACGGTCAGAAAGCCGTTGCAGAAATTAAAAATGCAGGTGGTGAAGCTGCATTTGTCAAATTGAATGTAACGGATGAGGCGGCATGGAAAGCCGCTATTGAGCAGACGCTCAAGCTTTATGGGCGGCTGGATATTGCCGTGAATAATGCAGGTATCGCGTATTCTGGTAGTGTAGAAAGCACATCTCTGGAAGATTGGCGGCGTGTTCAGTCCATCAATCTGGATGGCGTATTTCTGGGCACACAGACAGCTATTGAGGCCATGAAGAAGTCTGGTGGCGGTTCCATTGTCAATCTGTCTTCTATTGAAGGATTGATAGGGGATCCAATGTTGGCAGCCTATAACGCCAGTAAAGGCGGAGTAAGGCTGTTTACAAAATCTGCGGCCCTACATTGTGCCAAATCTGGATACAAAATTCGGGTGAATTCAGTGCATCCCGGCTATATCTGGACACCCATGGTGGCTGGTTTAACAAAGGAAGACGCCGCAGCCCGCCAAAAACTGGTTGATCTGCACCCCATTGGCCATCTGGGGGAGCCCAACGATATTGCTTACGGTATTCTGTATCTTGCTTCTGATGAATCCAAGTTTGTTACAGGAAGCGAGCTGGTGATTGATGGTGGATACACCGCGCAATAA
- a CDS encoding aldehyde dehydrogenase family protein codes for MNCLGNSERFFINGQWVLPSAQAQKDIINPATEQPCSRIALAHAQDVNRAVEAAYAAFGAWSATTRAERLQILGRIPSIYQRRAEEMAQAISLEMGAPISLARESQTPAGLAHIEETLDALLHYQFEEYEDDILITHEPIGVAGLITPWNWPMNQIACKVMPALAAGCTVVLKPSEIAPLSAIIFTEILHEAGVPTGVYNMVNGDGPVAGEALASHPLVNVVSFTGSTQAGIAVAQAAAPTVKRVLQELGGKSANIIFADTDFADAVERGAQECFGNSGQSCDAPTRMLVPHDLMEKAMNIAAKVADSLRVGDPTDNVTELGPVVSAPQFNRIQALIEKGTAQGAVLAAGGVGRPEGLMQGYYVRPTVFGHVTADMVIAQEEIFGPVLSIMGYADEDDAIRLANSNPYGLAAYVQSGSMERARRVARKLRAGTVTLNGAAWTVKAPFGGYGLSGNGRECSRFGIAEFLETKAIVGYGADSTKQ; via the coding sequence ATGAATTGTTTGGGAAACTCAGAAAGATTTTTTATCAACGGGCAGTGGGTTTTGCCTTCTGCGCAAGCTCAAAAAGACATTATCAACCCAGCGACAGAACAGCCATGTAGCCGTATTGCATTGGCACACGCGCAGGACGTGAATCGAGCTGTTGAGGCCGCTTATGCGGCATTCGGGGCATGGAGCGCCACAACACGTGCAGAGCGGTTACAGATTCTGGGCCGTATTCCATCTATCTATCAGCGCAGGGCAGAAGAGATGGCGCAGGCAATCTCTTTGGAAATGGGTGCGCCCATTTCCCTCGCGCGGGAAAGCCAGACACCAGCAGGCTTGGCGCATATAGAAGAAACCTTAGATGCCTTGCTCCATTACCAGTTTGAAGAATATGAGGATGATATTCTCATCACTCATGAACCCATAGGCGTTGCGGGGCTGATTACGCCATGGAACTGGCCCATGAACCAGATAGCCTGCAAAGTTATGCCTGCCTTGGCGGCTGGGTGCACTGTTGTGCTCAAACCCAGTGAAATTGCACCTTTATCTGCCATCATATTTACAGAAATCCTACATGAAGCAGGTGTGCCAACTGGTGTATATAATATGGTGAATGGTGATGGCCCCGTAGCCGGAGAAGCCTTGGCCAGTCATCCGCTGGTGAATGTGGTGTCTTTTACTGGGTCAACGCAGGCGGGTATTGCCGTGGCTCAGGCCGCAGCGCCTACTGTTAAACGTGTTTTGCAGGAACTGGGTGGTAAATCTGCCAATATCATTTTCGCTGATACAGATTTTGCAGATGCAGTAGAGCGGGGCGCTCAGGAGTGTTTTGGAAATTCTGGCCAATCCTGTGATGCACCAACACGTATGCTGGTGCCGCATGATCTGATGGAAAAGGCTATGAATATTGCAGCTAAAGTTGCAGATAGCCTGCGTGTGGGGGACCCAACAGATAATGTGACAGAGCTTGGCCCTGTTGTAAGTGCTCCTCAATTCAACCGTATTCAGGCATTGATTGAAAAAGGCACGGCGCAAGGGGCTGTCTTGGCTGCTGGTGGCGTAGGGCGCCCAGAAGGGCTGATGCAAGGCTATTACGTGCGGCCAACTGTGTTTGGGCATGTAACTGCGGATATGGTGATTGCGCAGGAAGAAATCTTTGGCCCGGTTTTGTCCATTATGGGGTATGCGGATGAAGATGATGCCATCAGGCTGGCGAATAGTAATCCATATGGTTTGGCAGCCTATGTGCAGTCTGGCAGCATGGAGCGTGCTCGTAGGGTTGCTCGTAAACTTCGGGCTGGTACCGTTACCCTTAATGGCGCAGCATGGACGGTAAAGGCACCATTTGGTGGGTATGGTCTGTCTGGCAATGGCCGTGAATGCAGCCGTTTTGGAATTGCAGAGTTTCTGGAAACCAAAGCAATTGTTGGATATGGAGCAGATTCAACAAAGCAGTAA
- the dld gene encoding D-lactate dehydrogenase produces MTTAAENNKQLLEQLKNIAGQHHVLTGEDSTYRFTHGFRFGAGKVLAVVQPGSLIELWRVAQACVNAGKIIIMQAANTGLTGGSTPDGNNYDRDIVLISTLRLDKSHLIGNGKQVVCLPGATLYELESKLAAIGREPHSVIGSSCIGASVLGGVSNNSGGALVQRGPAYTEMAVFGQIGPDGKLQLVNHLGIQLGNDPEAILQKLEAGTFTEADIDWNAGKGHDGNYINHVREIDADTPARYNADPARWYEAAGCAGKLVVFAVRLDTFPANKDTSVFYIGTNNTDELENLRRHVLTAFNELPICGEYIHRDAFNIAEKYGKDTFAVIRYFGTKFLPKMFAMKSKFDIFSKKLGFLPDHLSDRIMQALSYLLPRQLPKRMLDYRDKFEHHLMLKVSHDLAGPMRQYLQTYFGSVTGEYFECTPEEGKLAFLHRFAAAGAAVRYRAVHHKEAEDIVALDVALRRNDREWFEKLPQDIENKLIVKLYYGHFLCHVMHQDYVVKKGYNAIAVEHEMLPGLDARGARYPAEHNVGHLYKAPQNMLDHYQQLDPCNCMNPGIGQATKRKNWLAESV; encoded by the coding sequence GTGACAACCGCCGCAGAAAACAACAAGCAACTGCTTGAACAGTTGAAGAATATAGCTGGCCAGCACCATGTCCTGACCGGAGAAGACAGCACATACCGCTTTACCCATGGCTTTCGCTTTGGTGCGGGTAAGGTGCTTGCTGTTGTTCAGCCGGGCTCACTTATCGAGCTTTGGCGCGTTGCGCAGGCCTGCGTAAATGCTGGCAAAATTATTATCATGCAGGCCGCCAATACTGGTCTGACAGGCGGCTCTACCCCTGATGGCAATAATTATGACCGCGATATCGTACTTATTAGCACGCTACGGCTAGATAAATCCCACCTGATCGGTAACGGCAAGCAGGTTGTATGCCTACCCGGCGCCACACTTTACGAACTGGAAAGCAAACTGGCGGCCATTGGGCGGGAACCGCATTCTGTTATTGGTTCCTCCTGTATTGGTGCCTCCGTTCTGGGCGGCGTGAGCAACAACTCTGGTGGCGCATTGGTGCAACGTGGCCCTGCTTATACGGAAATGGCCGTATTTGGTCAGATCGGGCCGGATGGCAAACTACAGCTCGTAAACCATCTGGGTATCCAGTTGGGGAATGACCCGGAAGCGATATTGCAGAAGCTGGAAGCCGGCACCTTTACAGAAGCAGATATTGATTGGAACGCCGGCAAAGGGCACGATGGTAACTATATCAATCATGTGCGCGAAATTGATGCCGATACCCCTGCCCGCTACAATGCAGACCCGGCACGCTGGTATGAAGCCGCAGGCTGCGCTGGCAAGCTGGTTGTCTTTGCTGTGCGCCTTGATACCTTTCCCGCCAACAAAGATACGTCTGTTTTCTATATTGGCACCAACAATACAGACGAACTGGAAAACCTGCGCCGCCATGTGCTGACAGCATTTAATGAACTGCCAATTTGCGGTGAGTATATCCACCGTGATGCGTTTAATATTGCTGAAAAATACGGCAAGGATACCTTTGCAGTTATCCGCTATTTTGGCACCAAGTTTTTGCCAAAAATGTTCGCCATGAAATCAAAGTTTGACATTTTTTCCAAAAAACTTGGTTTCCTGCCCGATCATCTAAGTGACCGAATCATGCAGGCTCTCAGCTACCTGCTGCCACGTCAGCTACCTAAGCGGATGCTGGATTATCGGGACAAGTTTGAACATCATCTCATGCTTAAAGTCTCGCACGATTTGGCTGGGCCTATGCGCCAATATTTGCAAACATATTTTGGCAGCGTAACTGGCGAATATTTTGAATGCACGCCAGAAGAAGGCAAGCTTGCCTTCCTGCATCGTTTTGCTGCGGCTGGTGCGGCTGTTAGATACCGCGCTGTGCACCATAAGGAAGCAGAAGATATTGTAGCGCTAGACGTTGCCCTCCGCCGGAATGACCGCGAATGGTTTGAAAAACTGCCGCAGGACATTGAAAACAAACTGATTGTTAAGCTCTATTACGGCCACTTCCTCTGCCATGTCATGCATCAGGATTACGTGGTGAAGAAGGGTTACAATGCCATAGCGGTTGAACATGAAATGCTTCCCGGTTTGGATGCTCGTGGGGCACGCTATCCGGCAGAACATAATGTGGGCCACCTGTATAAGGCACCGCAAAACATGCTGGACCACTATCAGCAGCTTGACCCATGCAACTGCATGAACCCCGGTATTGGCCAAGCTACAAAACGCAAAAACTGGCTGGCAGAAAGCGTATAA
- a CDS encoding zinc-binding metallopeptidase family protein, with translation MKRFSCQSCNHLVGFEATQCHYCGVTVGYLPEFATMTALEPQADGTWLPLEKKARGQARAFCINHAYGVCNWLTLAADNGANSGFCVACQFNRMIPNLNVLENKNRWYKLEVAKHRMFYTILRLKLPFKNRRQDPENGLAFDFLDDAADGSVAIMTGHNNGIITIATKEADDAYREKMRIEMGEYYRTLLGHFRHEIGHYYWNILVRDGGKLEACRAVFGDDSADYQAALQTYYAQSPPQNWRENFVSFYATSHPWEDFAETWAHYFHIISTLETALAYDMTVSDTVGGDALLSPHGNPYTSMPFEEIINAWVPLTYAVNNLNRSMGLPDFYPFTLTHGVVRKLHFIHNLIRNVQNKS, from the coding sequence ATGAAACGGTTTTCCTGCCAATCCTGCAATCATCTGGTGGGGTTTGAAGCAACGCAATGTCATTATTGCGGTGTTACTGTAGGGTATTTACCAGAGTTTGCAACCATGACTGCGCTGGAACCACAGGCAGATGGCACATGGTTACCTTTGGAAAAAAAGGCTAGAGGGCAAGCGCGGGCTTTTTGTATCAATCACGCCTATGGGGTGTGTAACTGGCTGACATTGGCAGCCGATAATGGTGCAAATTCTGGGTTTTGTGTTGCCTGCCAATTTAACCGTATGATCCCCAACCTGAATGTTCTGGAAAACAAAAACCGTTGGTACAAATTGGAAGTTGCAAAACACAGAATGTTTTACACAATTCTGCGGTTGAAACTTCCGTTTAAAAACCGGCGGCAGGACCCGGAAAACGGATTGGCATTTGATTTTCTGGATGATGCGGCAGATGGTTCAGTTGCTATTATGACAGGCCATAACAATGGTATTATCACAATTGCAACCAAGGAAGCAGATGATGCTTACCGTGAGAAAATGCGTATTGAAATGGGAGAGTATTATCGCACTCTCCTAGGGCATTTTCGCCATGAAATTGGGCATTATTACTGGAACATTCTAGTAAGAGATGGCGGAAAACTAGAAGCCTGCCGCGCTGTATTTGGGGATGATAGTGCAGATTATCAGGCTGCATTACAAACCTATTATGCGCAATCTCCCCCACAGAACTGGCGCGAGAATTTTGTAAGCTTTTATGCGACATCTCACCCATGGGAAGATTTTGCAGAAACATGGGCGCATTATTTCCATATTATTTCTACACTAGAAACGGCTTTGGCTTACGATATGACAGTAAGCGACACAGTAGGGGGAGATGCGCTTCTTTCCCCCCATGGAAACCCTTATACATCCATGCCTTTTGAAGAAATTATTAACGCATGGGTTCCATTAACTTATGCGGTTAATAATTTGAATCGTTCCATGGGATTGCCAGATTTTTACCCCTTTACGTTAACGCATGGCGTTGTGCGCAAACTGCATTTTATTCATAATCTTATTCGAAATGTGCAGAATAAATCATAG
- a CDS encoding transglutaminase family protein has protein sequence MSSHVMLTHRTCYRYDRPVSMGPQTIRLRPTLHSRTPVLSYNLHVQPTECLVKWTQDALGNQIACVECADQVTHFDIEVALMLDLTPYDPLADAATCPELLDEEEAVTSQCMSENMRSLIRARQVTIAQDPLDKIKALNQVVAQRIQYQRRMEPGVWTAEETLQRASGSCRDSAWLLVSAARHLGFSARFVSGYLIQEECKEGKLTTLNGDLHAWAQVLIPQKGWIGFDTTSGFLAGAGHIPLAVANTPQDAAPVSGVLDCCKAVFDVFMQVQHLPRQ, from the coding sequence ATGAGTTCTCACGTTATGCTGACACATCGAACCTGTTACCGGTATGATAGGCCTGTCAGCATGGGGCCACAAACAATTCGGCTACGCCCTACGTTGCATTCTCGTACACCTGTGCTCTCCTATAACTTGCATGTGCAACCAACTGAGTGCTTGGTAAAATGGACACAGGATGCATTGGGTAATCAGATTGCTTGCGTTGAATGTGCAGATCAGGTGACGCACTTTGATATTGAAGTTGCGCTCATGCTTGATCTTACGCCGTATGACCCTCTTGCTGATGCGGCCACATGCCCTGAACTTTTGGATGAGGAAGAAGCGGTAACATCGCAGTGCATGAGTGAGAATATGCGGTCACTCATCAGAGCACGCCAAGTAACGATTGCGCAAGATCCGCTGGATAAAATCAAGGCACTTAATCAAGTTGTTGCACAGCGGATCCAATACCAACGGCGTATGGAGCCGGGAGTTTGGACAGCAGAGGAAACATTGCAGCGCGCAAGCGGTTCTTGCCGAGATAGCGCATGGTTGCTGGTAAGTGCTGCGCGTCACCTTGGGTTTTCGGCCCGTTTTGTTTCAGGTTATCTTATTCAGGAAGAATGCAAGGAGGGTAAGCTTACAACGCTGAATGGTGATTTGCACGCTTGGGCGCAAGTTCTTATACCGCAAAAGGGCTGGATTGGGTTTGATACCACATCTGGCTTTCTGGCAGGGGCTGGGCATATTCCGTTAGCAGTTGCAAATACGCCGCAGGATGCCGCACCAGTTTCTGGCGTGCTGGATTGTTGTAAGGCCGTGTTTGATGTGTTCATGCAAGTGCAGCACTTACCCCGACAATGA